A single region of the Apodemus sylvaticus chromosome 7, mApoSyl1.1, whole genome shotgun sequence genome encodes:
- the Polr2m gene encoding protein GRINL1A, whose amino-acid sequence MYSLPRGFEPPAPEDLGRQSSAELRERLRRQERLLRNEKFICKLPDKGKKISDTVAKLKAAISEREEVKGRSELFHPVSVDCKLRQKANTRVDTDIDKAQNSDLMLDTSSLVPECSSVDIKSSKTTSETQGPTHLIHKGNEETLEAGCTVNPGPATHIRARAPSSEVKEHLPQHPVSSQVEETFSSIDNQFITKLQKITIADQSELTEENTSTENVPELQSEPPKKPHYMKVLEMRARNPVPPPHKFKTNVLPTQQNDSPSHCQRGQSPASSEEQRRRARQHLDDITAARLLPLHHLPAQLLSIEESLALQKEQKENYEEMQAKLAAQKLAERLNIKMQSYNPEGESSGRYREVRDEDDAQSSDEC is encoded by the exons ATGTACTCGCTGCCCCGCGGCTTCGAGCCCCCAGCTCCCGAGGACTTGGGGCGGCAGAGTTCGGCGGAGCTGCGGGAGAGGTTGAGGCGCCAGGAGAGACTTTTGCGCAACGA AAAATTCATTTGCAAATTGCCCGACAAAGGTAAAAAGATCTCAGACACCGTTGCCAAACTGAAAGCTGCCATTTCAGAACGTGAGGAGGTTAAAGGGAGAAGTGAACTGTTTCATCCTGTTAGTGTAGACTGTAAGCTaaggcaaaaagcaaacacaagagTTGACACCGACATAGACAAGGCCCAGAACTCTGACCTGATGCTTGATACTTCATCATTAGTTCCTGAATGTTCCTCAGTAGATATTAAATCATCTAAAACAACCTCAGAAACCCAGGGACCTACACATCTCATTCACAAAGGCAATGAAGAGACTTTGGAGGCTGGGTGCACAGTGAACCCTGGCCCAGCTACCCACATCAGAGCCCGGGCACCCTCATCTGAAGTTAAAGAACATCTCCCCCAGCACCCTGTTTCAAGTCAAGTGGAAGAGACTTTCAGCAGCATCGACAATCAGTTTATCACTAAATTGCAAAAGATCACAATTGCAGACCAGAGTGAACTCACAGAAGAAAACACCAGCACGGAGAACGTCCCAGAGCTGCAGAGTGAGCCTCCTAAGAAGCCTCATTACATGAAAGTGCTAGAAATGCGAGCCAGAAACCCAGTGCCCCCTCCTCATAAGTTTAAGACCAATGT GTTACCCACACAACAGAATGACTCACCAAGTCATTGTCAGAGGGGTCAGTCTCCTGCTTCCTCAGAAGAGCAGAGACGCAGGGCTAGGCAGCATCTTGATGACATCACAGCAGCGCGCCTCCTTCCGCTCCACCACCTGCCTGCACAGCTGCTCTCCATAGAAGAGTCATTGGCCCTgcagaaagagcagaaggagAATTATGAG gagaTGCAGGCAAAGCTCGCAGCACAGAAACTAGCTGAGAGACTGAATATTAAAATGCAGAGCTACAATCCAGAAGGGGAGTCTTCAGGGAGATACCGAGAAGTGCGGGACGAAGATGATGCCCAGTCCTCGGATGAATGCTGA